A section of the Primulina eburnea isolate SZY01 chromosome 1, ASM2296580v1, whole genome shotgun sequence genome encodes:
- the LOC140830414 gene encoding hexokinase-3-like: MGKVAVAALAAGCAALVTVASVMMVGRRARRWRGWGRVVRVLEEFEESCATPVGRLRQVVDAMVVEMHAGLASEGGSKIKMLLTYVDTLPTGNEKGIYYALDLGGTNFRVLRVQFGGQPSTVIGREVDEQPIPEQLMTSTSEELFGYIAATLKDFIERENNTSEPSRGEGRELGFTFSFPVKQTSLSSGILIKWTKRFSIEDTVGRDVSQCLQQAMSLKGLDMRVSALINDTVGTLALGHYHDEDTVAAVVIGTGTNACYLERADAIIKCQGLFANSGGMVVNMEWGNFWSSHLPRTKFDVDLDVDSPNPKDQGFEKMISGMYLGDIVRRVMLQMSQESDVFGPASSKLREPFILRTPLMAAMHEDNSPDLREVARILRDTLEIPDTPLNVRKLVVKVCDMVTCRAARLVAAGIVGILKKIGRDGSGGGITSTKTRLDKMKRTVVAVEGGLYTNYTMFREYLNEAMEQLLGEHIAPHVIIKITEDGSGIGAALLAASNTSPSVVVAV, from the exons ATGGGGAAGGTGGCGGTGGCGGCGTTAGCCGCCGGGTGTGCGGCGTTGGTGACCGTAGCTTCGGTGATGATGGTGGGGAGGAGGGCAAGACGGTGGAGGGGGTGGGGTAGGGTGGTGAGGGTGTTGGAGGAGTTCGAGGAGAGTTGCGCCACCCCCGTGGGGCGGCTCCGGCAGGTGGTCGATGCTATGGTAGTCGAGATGCACGCGGGGCTTGCTTCTGAGGGCGGTTCTAAGATCAAGATGCTGCTTACCTACGTTGACACCCTCCCCACTGG GAATGAGAAGGGAATTTATTATGCTCTGGATCTTGGTGGTACAAATTTCCGTGTCTTGCGGGTTCAATTTGGCGGTCAACCTTCTACAGTTATTGGGCGTGAAGTAGATGAACAACCCATTCCAGAACAATTGATGACCAGCACGAGCGAG GAGCTTTTTGGTTATATAGCAGCAACATTGAAGGATTTTATTGAAAGGGAAAATAATACTTCCGAGCCTTCACGTGGAGAAGGCAGGGAACTTGGTTTCACATTTTCATTTCCTGTGAAACAAACCTCTTTGTCGTCAGGAATTCTAATAAAATGGACGAAAAGATTTTCTATTGAAGACACG GTTGGAAGGGATGTCTCTCAGTGCCTACAGCAAGCAATGTCTCTAAAAGGCTTGGATATGCGAGTGTCCGCACTT ATAAATGATACCGTAGGGACCTTGGCTCTGGGTCATTATCATGATGAGGACACTGTCGCTGCCGTGGTAATAGGGACAGGTACCAATGCCTGCTATTTAGAACGAGCAGATGCCATCATCAAGTGTCAAGGTCTTTTTGCAAATTCTGGAGGCATG GTTGTTAATATGGAATGGGGAAATTTTTGGTCATCTCATTTGCCGAGAACAAAATTTGATGTCGACTTGGATGTTGATAGTCCAAACCCGAAGGATCAA GGTTTCGAGAAAATGATATCGGGAATGTATTTAGGAGACATTGTTCGAAGAGTAATGCTTCAGATGTCACAGGAGTCGGATGTTTTTGGACCCGCTTCCTCAAAGTTACGCGAGCCCTTCATTTTGAG GACACCTTTGATGGCTGCTATGCACGAGGACAATTCCCCTGACTTGAGGGAGGTGGCCAGGATTTTGCGAGACACTCTCGAG ATCCCTGATACACCCCTCAATGTTCGGAAACTTGTTGTCAAAGTGTGTGATATGGTGACATGCCGAGCAGCTAGATTAGTAGCCGCTGGTATTGTTGGAATCCTAAAAAAGATCGGCCGCGATGGAAGTGGTGGTGGCATTACGAGTACAAAAACGAGGCTAGACAAGATGAAAAGAACGGTGGTGGCAGTCGAAGGCGGTTTATATACAAACTATACGATGTTCAGAGAGTATCTGAATGAAGCGATGGAACAATTATTAGGCGAGCATATCGCTCCTCATGTCATCATTAAGATCACAGAGGACGGTTCAGGTATCGGGGCAGCCCTTCTTGCTGCGTCTAATACATCACCATCGGTTGTGGTTGCTGTATAG